The Panicum hallii strain FIL2 chromosome 5, PHallii_v3.1, whole genome shotgun sequence genome contains the following window.
CGAGCAGGCGAAAATGGCCAAAGAATGAGAACAACCCAAGCAAGCTTCAACCACCACCGTTTCGCCCAGCTCACAAAACTAAAACAGCACTAGTGGCCAACCCCCCACGCTTTATATATGCACTctaccaaaaaaaaaaatctagtaATCAAAAGCGAAACAAGAGGAGCACAGcaagaagaggagagagggagTGAGGGAGAGACTGAGGAGGACACATCCAAAATACTCCACCTCCATGTAGGAGCTGTATCCACTACAACACCTcacctccccttcctctctctctctctctctctctctctctctctctctctctctctcaagatCTGTCGATCACACACACCACGCCAGACACAAGCGGCAGCTTTTGCTCTTGCTTCCTCAGCTACCTGCTGCTTCTTCCAGTTCAATCGCAATGCCATCTCCCCGGCAATTCTTGCAGCTGCTGCTACCCATCTTGCTCTCCGCTTGCTGCGTCGATGGCGCCAACGGCCCCGACGCCCTCGCCACCGCCAGGAGGCAGCTCCACCAGCCGTTCTTCCCGGATCAGCCCGAGCAGCCGTCCGCGCCACCGCCGTTCTTCCCGACGCTGCccgtgccgcccccgccgcagATGCCGGCGGGGCAGGACCAGCCGACGTACCCTGCCCTGGTGCTGCCCAACACCGACTCCAGCGGCGcggcgcctccggccgccggcgcctcgcACGGGTCCAAGAAGGCGTCCAAGCTCGTCCCGGCcatactgctgccgctgctcacCGTGGCCGTGCTCGGGCTGTCCATCGCCTTCTTCTTCTCGCACCGCCGGAGCAATGCGAcgcgcgggggaggaggcggGTGTGTCGGTGGCGGGGAACCCAAGTTCCTGCACCCGGAGAGGACGAGCCTCTTCGCGCGCGACGAgttcggcggcagcggcggcggcgccggggccgcgccggcggccgctACGTCGGCCGAGTTCCTCTACGTGGGGACATTGGCGAGCAGAGCGGACGAGAAGAGCAGCGACACGACGTCGTCCGGCGACGAGGAGTCCCGGAGCTCCGGCGGATCGCCAGAGCTCCGTCCGCTGCCGCCGCTGGCGCGGCAATGCGCGCCGGCGACGTCGAGGAGCCCCGGCGGGGCCTCCCCGTCCTCCGGAGATGAAGAATTCTACTCGCCGCGAGGCTCATCGACGAAGACCTCGAGCTCGCGCAGGACTCTGGCAACGGCAGTTCAGGCGGCACTTGAAGCGCGCGACCGCTCCAGGACCCCGTCCCCTGGGTCGGTCCTGAGCACGCCGTCGTACCCGTCGTCGCCTGGTGCGACGCTGTCCCCCGCGCCCGCCTCGCCGCCTGCCTTCTCCAGCCCAGGCGAGTCCGGCCGCCGCTCCGTCAAGTCAAGATCGGACAGCGCGCGCGTCGTCGTCCTCCCACCGGTTCCTCCgactccgccgccaccacctcccTTCGCACCGACACTaccaccaccgcctcctcctcgccggaagcCACCGTCCCCATCACCACCGTGCTCTCCACTAAACGACAAATCAGCTCTCAGATCCAGCACCGACGCAATCTCAAGAAACCCATTCGCCCAGCCAGCACCCCCACCGACAAGCACCCACCCGCCAGCTCCGGCCGCAGgcccaccgccaccacctcctcctccgccgccgccgccgccggtgggcTACTGGGAGAGCCGTGTACGGAAGCCCGACACGTCCAAAGAAACCCGCTCGCCGGCGCTGTCGCCGCCACCCCAATCTGCCAATTTCAGGAGCGTCCCTGCACCCACCGACGAGTTCCCGAGCCGGCTGCCGGAGAGCTCGGACCAGGCCGACAAGTCCGAGGACACGACGCCACGGCCGAAGCTGAAGCCGTTGCACTGGGACAAGGTCCGAGCCAGCTCCGACCGCGTCATGGTGTGGGATCAGCTCAAATCAAGCTCATTCCAGTGAGAACTCtgccagaaaaaaaaaatcatcttTTTCAGATGCATAAGCTGTTCTTGGTCGGTGTCCTGACCAGTGTCGCTGAATTCCTGCAGGGTTAACGAGGAGATGATCGAGACGTTGTTCATTTGCAACCCGGCGAACGCGCCGGCGAAGGAGGCGACGAGGAGGCCGGTGCTGCCGACGCCCAAGGCCGAGAACAAGGTGCTGGATCCGAAGAAGGCGCAGAACATCGCCATCTTGCTGCGCGCGCTGAATGTGACCAAGGAGGAGGTCTGCGACGCGCTCTGCGAAGGTGAACAAGATCCTCTCTGACTGACACCACTTCTTATTAGAATTCAGCCATTTTTATTCGCTGCATACGTTCTGCATCGGATCGGGAGCCGCTGGTGTTCACTGGCTTTTCGATCGCGTAGGATTCATTTCGCCCGTGAGCTGTGTGGGTCGTGTTTGACCATATTTAGCTTGTGACTGACTGCAGCCATGCTTGTCCGTATAGTATGGTTGGGCTTTTAATAAGTTTGTCTGAAAGAAATGAATGCCAGCATAGAGCAGTTGCAAGTCGTTGCCGAAATGGCTGGCCAGTTTATGCTGAAAATCACCGGATGCTTCAGGTCTGTTCAATAGGTACAGGGAGTTATATCTGCGGTGAGCGTGTGAAGAATGTCGGAGATGTTGCTTTTGTTCTCATCCCTCCTTGTGTTCATAGTTGCTCACAATAGGAACTTCCAGTTTTTCAGTCGTTTATCATGACTTTTTGTGGAGATCACTGTAATCAAGTTTGATTATTGCAAAAAAACTCAGGTTTTTAGGCCAGAATTCTTTATTGGTATTGCAGAAGATATACTAATTGCTTTTCACTTTCCATTGTATGGACTTCACTAATGTGCTAACCAATCGTTCTGAGAAAAATGTGCTAACCAATTTACCATGCCTGTCGTCCTTCAGGTAACACAGAGAACTTCGGGGCAGAATTACTGGAGACCTTGCTAAAGATGGCTCCTACCAAGGAAGAGGAGATCAAACTGAGAGAATTCAAAGAGGATATTTCTCCAATTAAACTTAATCCTGCGGAGaagttcctcaaggcagtcctTGATGTGCCTTTTGCCTTCAAAAGAGTAGATGCTATGCTTTACATAGCAAACTTTGATTCAGAGGTCAATTACCTAAAGAATTCGTTCGAGACCCTCGAGGTGAGCATTGTACCTTTGGCATTTGTTGATTCATTGTACAAATGGGACCATCGCATCTCCTCACTATACTATACACATAAGAGTATATGCTAGATACAAGATACAACAAGTAAATTTAGCATTGGCTAGCATGTATCCTCACCTAATTCCCTTTCGTTTCTTACTCACAGACTGCTTGCGATGAGCTTAGAAGCAGCAGACTATTTCTGAAGCTACTTGAAGCAGTTCTGAAGACTGGCAACAGGATGAATGTTGGCACAAACCGTGGCGATGCACACGCGTTCAAGCTTGATACTCTGCTCAAATTGGTTGATGTCAAAGGCACTGATGGGCACACAACCCTTCTGCACTTCGTCGTGCAGGAGATCATCCGAACAGAGGGCGCCCGCCTCTCTGCCAGCACCCAGACAACTCCAAGAACCCAAGCTAATCCTCTACGAGAAGAGCACGAGTGCAAGAAGCTTGGCCTCCAGGTAGTGGCTGGCCTTGCAAACGAGCTCAGCAATGTCAAGAAGGCAGCTGCCATGGATTCCGACGTGCTTAGCAGCTACGTCACCAAACTTGCTGGTGGAATCGAAAAGATCACCGAGGTACTGCGGTTGAACGAGGAGCTGAAGTCAAGGGACGATGCGTGGCAGTTCCATGACAGAATGCAGAAGTTCTTGAAGAAGGCAGACGACGAGATCATCAGGGTTCAGGCTCAGGAGAGCGTGGCGCTGTCGCTCGTGAAGGAAATCACCGAGTACTTCCATGGCGACTCCGCGAAAGAGGAGGCTCATCCTTTCAGAATCTTCATGGTCGTCAGGGACTTCCTCTCGGTTCTTGATCAGGTCTGCAAGGAAGTTGGCAGGATCAATGACCGCACCATCGCCAGCTCCGTGCGTCATTTCCCGGTGCCGGTTAACCCAATGATGCCACAACTGTTCCCACGGATTCATGCGTTGAGAGCTGGATTCTCCGACGACGAGAGTTCAGCTGCTTCAGTTGCATCGCCATGATCACTGGTAGTCTGCCAATATAATTTTTCGCGGACCATCAGTAGAACGCCGCCGGAGGGCAGAGGGATACAAATGGTAGCGAGCTGTCCATTTTTTTTAACTTTTTGTACCTGTAGATTatagaatgtacaagatttttGCAAATATTTATTTCTATATATAAGAAGGGATAAAATCTAGATCAGAGGGGGAAAATATAAGCAGTTCATACATGTATGCGGCCTTCGGTCCTCAGTTCAGTCTGTAGTCTGTACATGCCTTGATAGATTTATCCATCTCAGAATAAGATGCAGTaacaatttttttaaaaaaaaaaatctgcagAATTGTAAGGTTGATGGACTCTGCTGTACTTGAAAAGGAAACAAAATCCATTAAAATCTGGCAGTACCAAGGAAGAAAACATCAATCTGTGCCATCCATCTACAGTGTTTTGTCATCTTATTCTTTTCGAAATCATTCTTGTCACCATCTTTGCAATTGCACAAAGATGGTCCATACCCCATGCGTACACCTCAAGGCCATACCAGTTTACCTGACAATTTTATCTGCAGTAGTGATGTAGAAGAATCTTTCCTATTCACAGGAGCACCCTGTAATTTCAGACACTGTAACAACTGCCCATGTGGTGAAACCAGCATGGATGAATGGAGTAAAAGCTGCAACAGGCTTCCAGTTGGGACATCAGGAGAACCAAGTCCCTGCAGCAGCAGCGGTCAAAACCAAAGGTTTCCATGGCCGTGTGAGCATGGGAAGAAGActgaagagagagagggagcaaCAGCGAAGCGGGCGGTGGTTCGGGTGGGCGCCATCGCTGGGTCCCCATCTCCCATGTGAGCGTGACAACCATGCGGTGGTTCGGGTCTTGGATGCACGCCCACAAAACCTTGCGGCCGGGGCGGCATGGCGTGGCTGCCCTTTCCTACCAAACTCTTTTCCCTCGCTCCCATCCTGCAAGATCGCAGCGCCCCACATGCGGCCTCTTGTCCCCGTCCCCCCGCAGGCTGTGCACCGTGTGGGATGGATGCTTAGGTGGAGCTAATGGCCTCAATCATTGGCCTCCAAGGCCAACCAGAGTTGTTTTCTTTGGGGGTTTCCTTGGCCTCTTGCCTCCAAAACACATGGACTGGTTTGGTTGCTAGTATTTGCTGATGCAAGTGGCAAGGGTCAAGAATACCAGTACGATTAAGCAGCATGATCATTATGTTATTTTTGAAAGGACACGAGAGGAATTGTAATGATACTAGGTTTATATGGTAGTAGTTGGAGATGGACAATGGAAAGGACCCACCATGGCCAGTGGCGGATCTAGTATGTGAATCTAGGAGGGGTTTAttttcctcctcctcttcctccctcctcactttttttcttcctcttcttcattcATGGTTGAAACTTGTTGGGGGTGGGAGGAAGGGAGGGCTTTAGAGGCTCCATGGGTTgcgggggggggcgggggctcCAGCCCCCCTGCACCTGGCCATGGCCTGATGTCCATGACAAAAGGCACATATGCCCATGGGGTAGCAAGATTCTAAATCTGGCCCGGGACGAGAGCACAAAGCGAAAGATGGGTGGCATGAAAACATGGATGATAGGTGCTCCCAAATACTAGCACCATGATTTGTGAATGACCAGCGCCAGCAGATTGTAGGGAGGAGCCGGCCAGCAGCTGCAAGGGCACCTGAACCACTCACTACCCAATCTTGCAATTGCAATCACGCCAAACCTTTCGCTCCTCACCATCCCGTTCCATCATAGTCTCGTGAGCTGCACATGCAAACTACCCCCCGGCTCAATGATacctccacccccccccccccccccacatcCATCATCAGGGTAACTGTACCTTTCACGTTGTCTCAAGGCGTTTTCAGTCACTTAGCAACGAATAAACTCGCTAACAAACTTTATCTTTCTCAACTAGAAATGCAGAGCATGCCCGGCAAAGAACTGAACTAGATACACCAGCAAGTACAATGGTACGCGAGAGAGCCTGTGGCGTGCGCCAAACTTTTGCCATTTCAGCCCTAGCACGCAGCACAGGCGAGACGAAAGAGCCAGGCACCGATCCATCCTTGAAGCCGAATCCAATGCTTGATCTGGCCGCTTTGGGCTCGCCTTTGACAGGTATGGAAAGCATGGCAGATTCGCTCGGCTTTGGGAAACACCTGGCGTCTTCCGAGTTCCGACCGATCGAGGCCATCACGCCCTAATCATGCATCAAGGTTAATGCGACTCCAATCCACAGGTTTCTCCGCCCCATCGGCGGCCTAGGGGCTCTATCTAGGCGGTAGGCACTGAGCACGCACGCTGTCACGTGAGGGCGACCCGGCTGGCTTTACGCGCCGTGCCCTTGCTTTTCTGCAAAGATCCCCGTGGCTTTAGCCAACGTTCAGCAGTGTTAAAGTTGCAAAGTGACCCTTGTTTTTGTTTACGTTATCGTTAATAAAGAAAGGGCCCGGGCAGCTTGGTACTAGTGCTCTAGTAGATCGGTACACATTCGTTCATCAGAGGATGAATTCGGCGTGTCTGGAAACAGTCCAGGCAATTCAGCAGCAGATCTGAGCCCGAGCGAGCAGGGCACTATAGCACGTTCACGTTTGGTCGAATTCAAGGGTTTGCATTTGCAAGCTGCGTCCCTGGCGGACCAGATCTCGAGTAGCATCACACGACTGGCAACACGAAGCAAGTAGGGGAAAGGGACCAATACCTGACCGTAGTAGGGTTTGCTTGCAGCTGCCGGGGCACCCAGGGAAGAACACCAAAGGCAAAGGGCCAAAGGCGGAGCACAGAACCAATCGGTAGGACTAGGACGTCTCCGTTCTCTTGAGGTCTGAAGAACACCCCTCAACGGCCTGATTCCTGTCCCGGCGCTGCATCAACATCCGGAGCCCAGGACGCAACGGCACCACGGCAGCAAAGCGTGTAAGTAACGAGCCAACCACCTGAAAGCGAGCAGAAACACCAATGCCCAGCGTCCGGGTGCACAAAATAAAGAGGCGTCACGCGAACCCTACAGCAGCGATAGGCCCCGgagcagaaaagaaactggGCTGGTAGGTTCCATCTCCCCCTTTCACCAGCCCTTGTTTCTGTACGAGTTTCAAGGGGGGCAATGATCGCATGCAACTTTGTCGTTCAGAACAGACCCAACGGAGGACATCTCCTCCCTACCACCACCAGCAAAAGATAAAAGGTCTTGAACCTACACTGCTAAAAGTCCCCTATGAAATACAGATGAATTTTGGAACTGGCAATACAACCTTGCAAATCAATGATACAACAATTACAGCACAGCAATACCGAACGCATGGGGTGCTCAGATGACAAGTTCTGAACCTTCGAGGCTACATTTGTACTGGTGTTCGACCAATGACAGGCTACACAGCGCATCTGCGATTATTATGACGGATACATACAGTGGCAGTGGCTGTCACTGTAAGGTACAACAACAGCAGAAACATGTACTGACTATAtgtgtaatgttcctttaattgCCACGGGCTGTTTGCTCAGTTTGTATCAGCTTTGTTTTCGGCAGCCTCACCCTTCAGGAAGCGTGAGAACCACAGGGCCGATGCTTTGGGGTGCCTGGAGAGCCCATTCTTGTAATCCACATAAACAATGCCAAACCTCTTTGTGTAGCCCATAGCCCACTCAAAGTTGTCCAAGAATGACCACGCGAAGTATCCACGAACATCAACTCCGTCCCTGCACCAAACAATTAGTTGCATCAGTCATTTTGTTGGCTGAACGCCCATAGTAGTGTGGTGGGCTGTAAAATCAGCTTACTTGATTGCTTGTGCAACTGAAGCGAGGTATCCTTTGAAGTAACCGACTCTCGTTGTGTCATTTAAAACCTGCTCTAGTGTTGCGGACTGATCATCTTCCTCATCCATGCCTACAGGAAAGAATCTAAGGTAAGGccatcacacacacacacactgtGTTTTATGCAGATGATCAAATATTCAGTAGCACCAAACACTATCACTTGTGCAACaaaacttccatcatttgtaagGACCCGATAAGAAATATCGCAATGGTATATTTCACTTGTTATATTTCTGAAATTCGGAATTCACACCCTAGTTTATTCCTAACAATTTTGTCCATTTAATATACTTTGGACATACAGCTGTCAAAACCAGATAATTGGAACTGTCCAGATTTTTGCAGGGCTCACAATCAGTTAGAATGCAAGTAGGACTGAAGGTGGAACTCTATTTCCGAATATGAACAGATAAGACAATGCCTACTCTTGCTACCAGTGCTGCGCATGTTAACCTAGACTCCTTATCACCCAAAAAAAAAGACCACTCCtgtccttctcttttctttttactTTCTCGGCCCTTCAGGGCTATGTATGGGGACCATTTTTACCCTTTAACACAAATATACGCAGAGCTACTGCGTAtttgaggggggggggggggttacaGCAGTCCATTGAACCTATAAGATTGCATCTATAGGAAAATGAAATCATAAAAATAAATAGAGGCATAAAAGATTTCTATCTTCAACCTTGATTCATGCGAAGGAAAGACAGAAAAAAAATGTAATGGTATTGACTTCAGCAATTCAAGGTTTGAGTCGTTGCATATTTGTAGAATTTCCTGTCATAATTTATTCTGTACCATGCCACCAGTATCAGATATCCAGTGTTGTTTTACTTTCATTTGGGAAGCATGGAAACCTTACCATTCTCAGTAACATAAATTGCTGGATTATCATATTTCTTTGCTACATAATTAAGTAATTTATGAAGGCCCCAAGGAACTATGAAAAGCCATTCAGATGCAGCCTGCACAAATGTTGAGATGATACGTTAGGAGAGACCCGAATAATTTACACATATGGAGAAATAAGTTCAGTTCAGACCCTTTCACCAATCTTTTCACCAGTATTCCATTTTTCTGCCAAAAGAATACATATTAGAATAATGATAATACCAATGTGCAGGCATGATTATGAAAAAATCTAAAGTTGAACGAGAGATGACTCAGGCAGACTGCAAACATAACTCGACCCAATTAGCAATAACTTTCTTTGAACAGATATCTAGTGATAAGATTAGATTCTATTGCCGTAATATCCTAACTTCCAGGATTGTAATCTCCATTCCCAACCTCCTCCTTCAGCCCTTTGTTGGTTGGAGTTGAACACTGTTCTTGGCTTCTTGCAATAGGCCAATAGCTTAACTCCTATAAAGTGTACACCCAAGCTAGGATTGTCCCTCACTTCCCTCCCACCCAAAAGATGATTTGGTTACGCTACTGAAACGCGCATAACCTATCTTTCTGGAGTCATTCACTTTACATCCCTTGCTTCCTCCCTCTCTGTTCTGTTTCAGACCCAAGAAAGGAAGCTGAGGGATGTAAGTTCATAGAATTATTTGATTCTAGACAATGATTGAATAATTAACATTCTTGAACACCTGAGACCTATGGTGTCTACATACTATATTTTTCCTTCATAGCTGAAGTATAGTACCTATTCTCTCCACTTGCTGTACTTGATAGAAATAAATATCTTCTGGATTCTGATGATGGGCAATGAGTCTCGAAGTATAATGGTTTATTCCAACAAAATCAATTTTGTTCCTGATGAATTTTTTATCTTTCTCTGAGAAGGTTGGAAGATCACTGCCCAGCCGCTCACGCATGCTTTCTGGGTAATCACCGAAATATATTGGGTCTAGGTACCTTTAAGGAAAGGGAAACTTGTCAGCGGACGTCATACATCATCCTAGAAACAGAGAGCCAAATATGGCACGTTATACTACATAAATTTGTATGTTCTGTGAAAAGATTCTATGCCTTGTATAAGGAAAAATTTCAAGCACAGTGCGAAAGGTAAACAACATTGGAAAGATATGCCCATGTTGAATATTACTGACATTAGGAATATGAACAGCAACATACCATCCAAGTTGAAAGTCAATCCTCCGTTGTGCAGCAATTTGGTCTTCCGCTTTCTCCGAAAATGGTTCTGCCCATTCACAATCAACGACCAGGCCTACTTCACCACCTTGTGCAGCCTATTTTTGTAGCACGTAAAACCATCAGACAAACAAAACATACTGACAGCAAACTGTTGGAATGAAGACCAGAGGACCAAATACCAATATCTACAATACTGATGGAATAAGATGAATTGTACTCCGTTCCACACTTCCAATTCCATTGTTACAAGGAAATTAGTGTTTAAGTATGAAAGAGAAGGGGAGTAAAAAGAACCAATATTGACTAATAACTAATGGAACCGAGAACCAGCTGCTTTCAAGAATACTGGCCAGGACCAGGATCTGCACCCTAATAATGTAAAACGAACCTTGAATTTTCTTCTGTAAACATCAACAGCAGCAGCATGAGCCAAGATTTGGTGATGGGCAGCCAAGTAACATCTAGCAATTTCACCCTCGCATCCTCCAGGTGCAAAAACTCCAATACCATAACCATTAACTGCAGTTTGGAGAGGCTCATTGATTGTTATCCAACGCTTTACTCTGTCTCCAAAATTTGCAAAGCAAGCTTCTGCATACAATGCAAAGTAATCCCTGGGATATTTTGATGGTGAGAAACTCAAATAAAATACAGCAAATCAAGCTGCAACTACTCTTGAAATAAACAATTGTCTTGAAATCCTATGCAGTCATCCAATTAACAGTTAAGAAAGCTTTGTAAATCATACTGCACACTAGATGCCTGCAACGACTTACACAATCTTTTCAGAAATCCAGCCACCCAGAGTCTTTTGAAGATTGTTTGGAAGATCCCAGTGATACAGAGTTGCATAAGGCTCAATTCCTATTGCCAGATAGACGAGTGGTTAACAACTAGAAGCACTGTAACCTTTAAAGTTATTAAGCAAAACATCTGCCACCTTTTGCAATCATAAAGTTTATAAGGTCATTATAGAAGGCAACTCCTTGCTCATTGACCTTTTCCCCCAAGCCATCTGCAGGAATGATAAAATCTTATGCACACAAAATGATATGAAGCATTAACATTTGCAAACAATAGAAAATGCAGTTATAAATGAATCTCCTATCTGTTCAGCTTGACCTACCAGGAAATATACGAGCCCAAGATATAGAAAATCTGTACGCGCCAAAACCTAAACTTGCCATGAGCTCAATGTCTTCCTGAAAAATGCATAACAAACATTTCAGATAATAAATTTCTAATTCTAGGAAGCAATACAATGTACAAACATATTAACATTGTAGAAACTGAGGAGCAAGCAAGTTCCCATAGTTGTTGATAATATCCTATCAAAATAAGATGTTGTTccccatttttttttctttcagtTATTCTTCTTTTCCCATAAAAACTGAGGCAGGAATGATGGACAATACCTTGTATCGATGGTAATGATCAACTGCAATATCTCCATTGCTTCTATCTAAGACACGTTCTGAAAGCAGAAGCATTTAAACACAATAGTTAGATATATGTGTTTCAAGATCATAGAGGAACCAGATAAACAAACCTTTGTCTTCTGTGAAGACATCCCATATGCTGTCTCCTTTGCCTCCCTCCCTTCTTGCTCCCTCAATCTAAAGTGGAGAGAATTCAGACACCATGACTTCCAGTATGGAGAGAAAGAGTAAGAAAAGAAGCTGGTTTCCTCTCTATATTTTTGTTTTGAGTCTTTCTAGTGTGTAGAGCTCTAGGCACTGGCACTATTTTTGTCCAGGAAAAACTGTGCATCTTCGTATCAACTAATAGTCCACCTTGAGATTTATGCACCCCGACTTGAATCTAAACTCTTATTCTTCAGTCACTCTTCCACTCCACACCCTGCAGTGGGTGGTATTGGCAGAAATTGTACCACACTCTTTACCTCCTCTCCGGGCACTGCAGCCCACCTCCAGTCCACCATTCGCCTGGTGAAGGCTATAGTGGCAAGGCTTGGTGCATAAATCATCGTAAATAGTGCAAAATGCATAAGCCCTGTTCCTACTTTGTTGAACAACACAAGGCAAGAGCGCCGTGAATAAACAACTTTCATGAATAGTCAATGCAACTAGAGGATGGCGAATCCTCTGTTGTGCCCACCGCTACGACTTCCACTCCATTTATCTTCGCTCCTCCCCCATCCAAAGACACAGCAAAAGTTCAACAGAAGTTGCACTTGAAATTAACGGGAATGCTAGTATAAATACAGGAGAGATTAATTTGACGGAGAAGTTCCTAGACACCACTTTTGTAGGTTCGAGGCAAGCTGAATCAACTCCATACATCGATCCAAACTCAAGCTGAGGAGCCGATCACCAAGCGGAACAAGCTTAAAGT
Protein-coding sequences here:
- the LOC112895642 gene encoding formin-like protein 1; its protein translation is MPSPRQFLQLLLPILLSACCVDGANGPDALATARRQLHQPFFPDQPEQPSAPPPFFPTLPVPPPPQMPAGQDQPTYPALVLPNTDSSGAAPPAAGASHGSKKASKLVPAILLPLLTVAVLGLSIAFFFSHRRSNATRGGGGGCVGGGEPKFLHPERTSLFARDEFGGSGGGAGAAPAAATSAEFLYVGTLASRADEKSSDTTSSGDEESRSSGGSPELRPLPPLARQCAPATSRSPGGASPSSGDEEFYSPRGSSTKTSSSRRTLATAVQAALEARDRSRTPSPGSVLSTPSYPSSPGATLSPAPASPPAFSSPGESGRRSVKSRSDSARVVVLPPVPPTPPPPPPFAPTLPPPPPPRRKPPSPSPPCSPLNDKSALRSSTDAISRNPFAQPAPPPTSTHPPAPAAGPPPPPPPPPPPPPVGYWESRVRKPDTSKETRSPALSPPPQSANFRSVPAPTDEFPSRLPESSDQADKSEDTTPRPKLKPLHWDKVRASSDRVMVWDQLKSSSFQVNEEMIETLFICNPANAPAKEATRRPVLPTPKAENKVLDPKKAQNIAILLRALNVTKEEVCDALCEGNTENFGAELLETLLKMAPTKEEEIKLREFKEDISPIKLNPAEKFLKAVLDVPFAFKRVDAMLYIANFDSEVNYLKNSFETLETACDELRSSRLFLKLLEAVLKTGNRMNVGTNRGDAHAFKLDTLLKLVDVKGTDGHTTLLHFVVQEIIRTEGARLSASTQTTPRTQANPLREEHECKKLGLQVVAGLANELSNVKKAAAMDSDVLSSYVTKLAGGIEKITEVLRLNEELKSRDDAWQFHDRMQKFLKKADDEIIRVQAQESVALSLVKEITEYFHGDSAKEEAHPFRIFMVVRDFLSVLDQVCKEVGRINDRTIASSVRHFPVPVNPMMPQLFPRIHALRAGFSDDESSAASVASP
- the LOC112894491 gene encoding beta-glucosidase 4; protein product: MPAWLLTCSLPARSPAGASRAGCRFHSSASEFRVDASRYLFNSPRSRNPKPTLPYSPTSPALRRDRSRLRVQATPPPSAPAGAMGSTAREAEVARADFPDGFVFGVATSAYQIEGARREGGKGDSIWDVFTEDKERVLDRSNGDIAVDHYHRYKEDIELMASLGFGAYRFSISWARIFPDGLGEKVNEQGVAFYNDLINFMIAKGIEPYATLYHWDLPNNLQKTLGGWISEKIVDYFALYAEACFANFGDRVKRWITINEPLQTAVNGYGIGVFAPGGCEGEIARCYLAAHHQILAHAAAVDVYRRKFKAAQGGEVGLVVDCEWAEPFSEKAEDQIAAQRRIDFQLGWYLDPIYFGDYPESMRERLGSDLPTFSEKDKKFIRNKIDFVGINHYTSRLIAHHQNPEDIYFYQVQQVERIEKWNTGEKIGERAASEWLFIVPWGLHKLLNYVAKKYDNPAIYVTENGMDEEDDQSATLEQVLNDTTRVGYFKGYLASVAQAIKDGVDVRGYFAWSFLDNFEWAMGYTKRFGIVYVDYKNGLSRHPKASALWFSRFLKGEAAENKADTN